In the Populus nigra chromosome 2, ddPopNigr1.1, whole genome shotgun sequence genome, AAGTAAGAAATTATGGTAATTAAAGCAAAATTTTAGGTGTTCTTgaataagggttttttttggaaaaataataagaagaagaataaaatttaagaatttgaaTAAGATGATGATATTGTATAGGAAAGAGATGATATTGTATAGAAAAGagatgatattttaaagagtgaatatatcatgaaatttttttttaatgttttccttaaatttaaaatttgttaaaataaattaaataaatacatttaaagaacatatatatatatatatatatatatatatatatatatatatatataatgatgaaATGAATTGTGTTATTGTGGAAATTGAAAGAATAGAAAGGAAATTTACAAAAGGAAGAAGGGAATTTTCATGTTTctctctaaattttattttggcaaATGAAAGGATAATTGGaaggattttatttattgagtgtGTCAATATGAAAAGTAGAATAATGATGTGACATACTTGTCAATTCAAGAGAGATTGTCAGGCCGACACCACAGCAGAGAAATCATAAAAGTTATTGTTGAGGGATATAGAAggcatttaaaaaaagttaaagaaataaTATGTGTGCTAAAAGTGTGTGAACGGGAAGAAAACATTTAAGAACAtggaagatatttttaaaaagttaattatatatatatatatatatatatatatatatatatatatatatatatatatgagtgcAAGTGAGTGTGtgttgtaaggaaaaaaaaaagaagaacaaaacttGCTTTTTCAAAGAGAAAGAAGCATTCAACTAgaagaggaaaaataaattcaattaaggaAAATTTCTCAATTCAAAAGTGTTAAAGCTTTGGTTGTTGCTTGGTAAGGTGCCCtcacatttttaaataagattcttgaagaattaatactttaaattgattgaacttTGTGAAATGAGGAATTTGGgttcatgataaattttagaaaaaattacaattgattgtgaaattgtgttaagattattgaagtggGTAGAGAAAGTaagaaattatgataattaaagCAAAATTTTAGGTGTTCTTgaataagggttttttttggaaaaataataataagaagaataaaatttaagaatttgaaTAAGATGATGATATTGTATAGGAAAGAGATGATATTAATGTTAAAGAGTGAATagatcatgaaattttttttttatgttttccttaaatttaaaatttggtaaaataaattaaataaatacatttaaagaatatatatatatatatatatatatatatatatattgttttgaatgatgaaatgaatTGTATTACTGTGGAAATTGAAAGAATAGGAAGGAAATTTATAAAAGGAAGAAGGGAATTTTCATGTTTctctctaaattttattttggcaaATGAAAGGATAATTGGaaggattttatttattgagtgtGTCAATATGAAAAGTAGAATAATGATGTGATATACTTGTCAATTCAGGAGATGCTGTCAGGCCGACACCACAGCAGAGAACTTTGGCTTGAGCTCAGTCGTCAGGTAATTACACGACGCCCGAATTTAATATTGGTCAATATGTATTTATATCTGATTAATTGTGGTTGATATATTAGAAATTATTATGTTGTTTACTTGAGAAAATAAGATATGCGATGTAATGAATTAATGAGATTAATACCCTGGTGAATGGACGTGATAAGAAATTAATTCTATATTTAATGGGATTAGAACCCTGGTGATTGGGCAAATCATTGAATTAATTAGTGAATTACTGAGTTTAATGTCCCGGTGAATGGACGTAATAAGGAATTAATTCCCTGGTTAATGGGATTAGTACCTTGATGAATGGATAAATTGTTGAACTAATTCCTGATTTAATGGAATTAGTGCCCTGGCAAATGGGCGAGATGAAGAATTAATTCCCTGGTTAATGGGATTTGTACCCTCATGAATGGGTGAaacattaaactaatttttgaaCTGATGACAATAATGCTTGTTGAATGGACtgatagaaaaattaatcatCTATTAGTAAAAGTAATGCCGTGTTAATTGGGCGatagaaataattatatttttgttgatgttaaaaaaaaatagaaacaaaatcatAGATTAttcagaaatttattttatatatagaatactagatgaacaaattaatttaatgatcttttgattaaatttcaaaaagaaaggaagaaagaaagaaagaaagtagaaAGAATTTTATGgatatctttttttcatttgtctaACTGAATTATTGtattaaatctattttcaagTACATCCCCCTATCAGACTGAGCAATAGATTAGTTTCCTTATATTTTGTTGGATAGCATGTTGTAATGAAtgaatttatcattttgttatgtAATATAATGCGTCTACAGTTTATCGAAAGCTCTTTTGTGTAGTATaatcttaattataaatttcttctttaattatgaACTTATTTCGATTATAATTTCGTTAATGGTCCTTATTTGTAAATCTTTGAATTATGTAATGTACTTCAGTTACAGTTTTTAGAATAATTCTTTAGATTGCATCCATGTAAATATGGGATATTGAATTATTTAGACATGTGTGAATTTGATTATTGAGGAGTTGTGATGTAATGAGAGGAGGATATCCTGGAAGATAGGACGAgtaaaaaatttgttaattgGGGATTGTGGAAGAAAAGTCAATAACTTGATACCTAAAGATATAGAGGAAACTCAGCCGAATTTTTATTGATTAccgaaaaaaaaatccctaatcTTAATTGAATTGTTATGTCATTGATCTTTGTTTTGAACGCAAATTTTAGGGTCGTTACAAGGAGAGAGTTTAGGATTACAAGATGGAgcacaaaataatatttctcttctttttcatatATTCCTATTTTGTACAACTACCCTTGTATATATGCATGAGTAGAAGGCGAAAGAGGGTCTCGTGCCATCTAGATTACAATTATTAAAACGGTGCATATGAAGTATAGTTATACAATGCGTATCATTTGCAACAGTAACTCTTCACGTAGAGCTCACCTGTAACAATTCTCCTCCCTTAATAACCACCTTGCCCTCAAGGTTGAAGGTTGGGAACCTAAGTTTTATTTCATCCATGAACTCCCATGTAGCCTCTGCTGGGGATAACCCTTGCGAATGGTTTAAGAGTTGTTTAGCAGCTTGTTGACCTCTTTTGATCATCCTTCGATCTATGATTGCTTGTGGCTATAACAGGGGCTCCCtaggcatgctcattcttcatagattggttcagctaactctataaaagcggtgagttctgtcgtccaaccttcatagaagggtttcaaacgatgcccattgaccttgagtactttgttggtttctaaacatgtaatttcaactgcaccataaggaaaaacattagaaacaacaaaggatccaatccaacgagagcgcaattttccaggaaaaagtttcaaatgtgaatgataaagaaggactttttCTCCAACAAaaaactcctttcttgtaagcattcggtcatgaagattcttagtcttttctttgtaaacccttgcattctcgtaagcatcatttcgtatttcttcaaatgtaattccaatctttttgggcactaaagggataggcgccacccattcattgTCCATGATAGGGTGAATGACTACTGCATCAtagggaacagtttgcaaagcttgcaaagccaatgctgattcatgcatgttttggggaacacatatatacctgtccatctcttctatcttggtaaaatcatagccatagctcaaagctacgcttaatccatcctcactatcaaaatcacaaacttgctgcacacacttatcaacttggtcataacatgtgatagaataaacattgctataaggatatgtcattgcatcatgaaaattaaattcaattttttcatcgcctacctccatagacaaggtatccttaccacaatcaatctttgtgttggcagttttcaagaatggtctcccaaacaatataggagtgttgattgatgaatcacaagaatcatgttccatatcaagaatataaaagtcacatggaataaccaaactatcaatcttgactaggacatcttctatcacaccaagtgggtaaacaaaactacgatccgcaagttgtcttacaatactagttttattcaaaggctctagACTAAGataatcataaacatgtttaagcataacactaatggatgcacctaaatcgcataaagctcttttaaaactagcattaccaataacataTGGGATAGTAAatgcacctgggtctttttgtttcaaaggcagattcttttgaacaacagcagatacaacttcaccaatacttaccgtttcatgacctttcagtttgaaagctctcttggtagtacacaactccttcaagaatttggcatatttgggaatttgcttgatagcatcaagcaaaggaatgttgagttctactttcttgaaaacttctaaaatctctttttctttgtcctctttctttgacctagaagaactcacaggaaagggtgcaattgttttaaaactagaattcattgagtgaggacttacctttagagtgttggtcgtggttttaatttgtggaggaggaggatgttccttctttgtactcaattcagtttctatctcttcttctttctccatcTCAATCTATTTCGACCTTTATCTTTCAAGTTCTTTTCCACTTCGCaacatgatcgcactaacattctcttttggattcaatgcttgggagggcaattttccattcatttgtgcttccaatttccccacacttgaagctacttgccccatttgcttttccaagttgtgaatacttgaccttatttcctgttgaaaagaaatgacattttgttgcaaggtaacagtattagaagccaaagttttcatcatctcacgaagatcatcattagatgacgaccccataacattggagtttgtgaatggagggggttgtcttgcttgataattttgttggggatggaactgttggccctgattgccttgttgggatgggttgccgtaacgtaagttgggatgatctctccatccgggattgtacttgttggaaaagggatcatatttatgcTGGGGCTGTCCGTTGAATGTTCCTtcaattgcatgagcttgttcaatgtaatcttcttgcattgttggacacatatctgaagcatgtccttgtaaggagcatatgctacaaactttcacctgctgcacatttccacaagccaaagaacgcacaagagaagtaagatcattaactttattttcaaggttagaaatacttacctcatttactcgtttgttggagaagtctccacgagtgccaaattgttttgagttggctgccatgtttgagatcaattggcgtgcagcctcgggtgtcttatccaccaatacgcctccacttgcagcatcaatgatactacggtcagtaggcatcaatccttcatagaaatattgaatgagcagctgatcgggtatttgatgatgaggacattgaatgcagagttgctcaaatcttttcCAATATTCAgagagtgtctctccatgagattgccgaatcccacatatttctttccttatgttggcaactcgagatgctgggaaatacttctcaaggaaaatcttcttcatgacattccaagttccaatagatcctgggagaatagagaaaagccatgcctttgctgcccccttcaaagagaaagggaaagctttcaacttaacttgttcttcatcaactccattcggtttcatgccaacacaaaccatatggaactccttgagatgagtatgaggatcttctcctgcaagaccattaaatgttggtaggaaatgtataaaaccagatttgagctcaaagtttacattattgtcgatgtttatgcacagtggctgattttccacattaggagcagcaagctccttgagtgtttgttgtcgtgcaatagccatggtgttgaggcgagctttctttcgtaacctgcgtaaagttttttctatttcgagatccaactgcacttgactttgattagtagaatgggttactggcataaatcatcaagaaaactcaaaagaaatcaACCACataagagatcgaaaacaatgcaaattgtacgaaaatccaacggtagaaaactaaaactgcctaaaaacactagaaaacagtagaatttggcctcgatagtgTGGGGCTAGTGATTTATCACTAGTCCTGTTCAGAACGTCATTTTCCTTTAGGAAACAAAAgaccgatacctaattccaccaaaaaatctgttttgaacagtaccgctgccgcaaGTGAACTGTACCGTcgcaagcaaaaattctgtttctctttttttttttgaatcacagcaaataaaaataacagtacaagcacaacaatcaactaaaattacctccccagcaacggcgccaaaatttgttgcgatgtcgcggtcatacaaattaattaccctagcttaaaacacacaagatagtatagagcaagcaaggagttgatcccacgaggaagtttcaagtcagatttttatgttgtacgctatgtaattgggggggatttggtttgtgattatctaaactatggtagCAATTAAAccagcaaacaaaatcaattaaaaccgaaacttatcaagaaaacaaaccttggtcgcaagcacacatccaccaacggaaattagaaccgatccttgaaacgaaaattgcagtttatgttctgaaattttatcttttcttaacattgattaattaacggatccgccgtataactaatcctaaccaataaacaatcaaagtgtctgcactaatgattcaatttaatggtagctttaagaactagataatttcatcaagattaacatacaagctgtccgcagcttgtgtcactttgttctaatgttctccctaagttcaataacgtagttccgccacaattatcaagcttagttgcttcacaagtttatatatcacaactccggttttgatattaaacttagcaatagattgttcacaacaataacttagagtccgctctagcaatcatcatcaacaatcataggaaatatgcataggaaaacaatcatactcattcataacataaactgaaaatataaggaagaataaatctcacggttcttgaaatccaaaagtttgttgtgtccttgcaaccaagaaaagagcttagccttgcataactattgaacaactacttctaaagaatgaaaagagcatgatttttgggtttgtagaggagagaatttgtgtttattctctgctggctgctgcctccttctgctctccctcttttctgctggctgctacctccttctctctttctttttatatgctaagaaaccctagtctctattttacaaaatagtccttccttgagttggcagtttacatttaagtacttcaataactatttttcctaaaaggagaaatagccttgcatgaaatctttaagctctgacttagaggagataaattgctgatataaaaacttggatgtcggtttagatgcttcggaatgtaatttggacttgtttcttcacgaaacctgtttgctggcagaattcagttgtcatctttgaaaaatcatatctccctcctatgacatcttttttggctgaaatttggagcgtggataggtctttgaattataaatccaagaaaattgagtttgcatcaattggacttctgtagctccagatattaaattttgaatggccaaaggtcaacactagcagaatgcgagatttgactttgcaggatgtgatttccatgatctttctccttttatttttcttgcattacatttccagaaaggtatggatgttagctttttagtgccactggaatcacttcatttcgatctctagaactcacgctctgcacaaaacatcgactgaacgtcaaatctgccaattacctccaatttactcctttttgcatctttcatccaaaaatgccttcaaaacataaaacaaagaatatcaaggcattttatatataaaacatggaaaaaacattaggtagatgtgggtgaaactatcgaataatatggttacatcaattAACAACTCtttcttagtttttatttatttatatatatttaatttattcctttaaggataaataatatttaaaagtttctcaaataaaaaaattatgaaataataaaatatatccataacattaacatattttttttattatattaaaaattaactttggaATCCTATATCTACGACATGTAGAAAAGTTATAAAAGCTAGTTATTATGAAGAGGAAGTAACATCCTAGCACTAGTTATAAAACCCGACCCGAATCAGCGGGTTGACCCGGTGGCTAGATCAGTCTGGGTTTAATAAAAGATCAGCTGGGGCAACAGCCCAACAAAACCTGGTCAACCCAGCGGGTTATGGGGGCGAACCTGAATGAGAtccgttgtttttttaaatataggatttgaaacccattagtatatataacttatattcttaagaaaaaagttatgttttttcaatgtgggataaaaaaccttttggtttaaatacttcaacttaaagggataacataatatcttttcaatgtgggatttgaaatcctttcgtatatatactgtatattctcaagaaaaaagttatgttttttcaatgtgagatacaaaagtttttgatttaaatacttcaacttaaaggGATAacttaatatcttttcaatgtgagatttgaagacctttcgtatatatactctatgttctcaagaaaaaagttatgttttttcaaagtgggatttgaaactcattagtatatatactctatgttcccaagaaaaaagttatgtttttttaatatgggatttaaaactcattagtatatatactgtATGTtcctaaggaaaaaaaatatttcttcaatgtgggataaaaaaaatttagtttaaatacttcaacttaaaaacttaatataatatcttttcaatgtgaaataaaaaacttttttaaatattattttaaactttattatttacaacatgtataacttatatttacattgatttttcttaattttttcatatgaaatattaaaattttaaataattttttttaatcttttctagtTGACCTATGAAACCCAGGATTCGACACCTTAACCGGATCAACTCCagaccgagtttaataactagaTTCCTAGCaacctcttgttttttttgtatttttaattctattatttCACGGACATGCATATATGTAATTTATCCATAGTTCCACGCAAGAAATTACCATTCAGTGGATTTCCAAACAAAACATTGAGAATGTTTCAGACGGGGTTAAAATACGAGGGAGGGATATAACGGAAAATGAATAATGGAGTAAGAACGAAAACATAAAACGTCTTGGGACCGTTATGTCTCCTTATTGAAAATCAGGGATACCTTTTGATTCCTCCCAAATATTTGTGGGGCCATGCCTCTTTGTTCCCCTGAGGTCCTATCCGTTAAATCGGACCAGCTCATTTGAAACCCAAACAAACTCAACCATGGCAACAGCCGCATCTGCTTCCCTCTCACTTCTCCCTCCAAAACCCCAAATCTCCAGCAAACGACATGAAAATCAACGTCGTCTCCTCCTACCCAAACTCTCTCGCAGAGACGCTGCCTTGCTCTCATTCCTCGCTCTCGTCCCCTCCGCTCCTGCTTCTGCCTTCTCCGTCGGCATCTGTAGGCAACACTACACTCTCTCATCGCTCATTAAATGCTGATTAGTTTCTCGCTAATTGctttcaaaaccctaattatGCAGCAGGACCGAAGGACTGGCTGAAAGATCAAAAGAAGAAGGCTGCGAAATATATATTGGCTCCTATCGATGCCTCCCGTGAAATCCTTCGCTCTGCCTATCTCTTGCTAAGTAAGTACGGTttcacccttttttttgttgattttttaaatagggTTAATTTGGCTTGTTCTTGGCAGCGGACAGTCAATCCGAATTTAAGGAAGAGAAATTAGAGGAAGTTCAAAGACTGTTAAAATCTGCCGCTAGGGATTGTGTTCCTCGAGATAGGAATTCGTTTGTTGCGTTTCAGGCTACTACAGGAGTGGAGGTTTGTGCATTTTGTTATCATGTATCTTCGTAATTAGGGTTTTGATTAATCGTGTTAAGTAATCATAGGCTTGATTTTAATGTGAATAGGTTTGCACGTTTCGTTTGATTGTGAAGAATGCTGCTTCCTTACTTGATAAAAAGGACCCTGCAAAGTTGGAAGCAGAAGCTATTTTGGATGATCTTATAAGGTAACCACCTTTCCTTCTGTTTTTAGTACATTGCAACAAATATAAACTACTGCATTGTATTAACATTCCAAACCTGTGCTCATTTGAAGATGATTTTTTCCATTGTTGTTAAATTTTGAATGTATATCAACAAAGATGAAACtgtcttttaattgtttataaaGTAGTAATAACGACTGCATTTAGTCTGGTTATGATTTATAAACCAAATATATGGATTTTGACCCAAGTACCCTCCCATAAATGCAGAAGCAAATAAGTGTTACTTTCATTACCAACCACTTCAAAGTAAAGCAAATGCTGATGGAATTTGGAGATAATTGGTAAATGCTGTGGAAAATATTTAGGCTGCCCAATTCCAAAATCAACCTAGAGACTTAACATTGTGATTTATGTTATGTGAGTAATTCATGATTGATTTTGTAACATTCACTTAAGAGCATTTTGCTTAATGATTATTGTACTGTAGATCTTTCACTTCCCTTGATGGTCTGGCGAATGAAGCTAATGTTCAACTTGCTTCTGACAGGTACGTTTTCCATACTGTGCTTATAAGAACCACACTGATTAGTGAATttgattgttaattatttttgtttgggaAGGAGATGGCTGGAAGGGAGGGGACTAATAAGTTAACCTCCATTCCCtcctttttattaaaatatctccTCCCAAATTGGGGGTGTAATGGAGGCAAGGGAATAAATTTTGGACTCAAATCTACGATTATATCCTCGTTATTTATTCAAGCAACATGAATGTAATCTAATAACAAGACCTCTCTTTCTCATCCTTtaagcaaataaagaaaaaattttgaCCTCCCCTAAAAAATTCCATAACATTGGTTCTTCTTGCTAGCAGGGTTACGTACCTTGTTTGTTAACATTTTGATTTGGTGAAATTTTTTGTCAACAAGTTTAGTTCTTAATACCCGTTCTTCATTTCTCTGAATTTTTGAATCGTGGCAGTCAATAATGCTTGTCAAGTGAAGCTGAATTGCATATACGAGCCCATTTAGCATTCCTCCTGACAATTTTCTAACACGCCCTCCCATCATCCCTTCTGTTTTTGGCAGACAGAAGGTTGCTGATGCACTCATGAATACTATATCTTCACTTGATAAATTCGAGCAGGGAGTGAAGGACTGCCTTGAAGCTTGACAATTCAGGTCTTCTTCCAGAATTAGAGCATTCAGGTTGTGGTCAAGGTCTTATAGATATTTTTCCCTTTCAGAGAtggtttttacttgattttttttttctttctgcttGAGTCCTGTTGCCccttttcatggtttttttttttttggtcaaatccTTGATAGAGGCAAGGTATCTGTATCATAGTATATCACAACAGGAACAAACCAGTTTGTTTATGCGTAGTTCCCTTgtattttgtttgcttttttgcATCAGTTGTGGAATTCACGTACAGGGACAGGAAGCTCTCTCTCTCGCTGGAGAAGATAAACTACCCATGCT is a window encoding:
- the LOC133681925 gene encoding uncharacterized protein LOC133681925 isoform X1, which produces MATAASASLSLLPPKPQISSKRHENQRRLLLPKLSRRDAALLSFLALVPSAPASAFSVGISGPKDWLKDQKKKAAKYILAPIDASREILRSAYLLLTDSQSEFKEEKLEEVQRLLKSAARDCVPRDRNSFVAFQATTGVEVCTFRLIVKNAASLLDKKDPAKLEAEAILDDLIRSFTSLDGLANEANVQLASDRQKVADALMNTISSLDKFEQGVKDCLEA
- the LOC133681925 gene encoding uncharacterized protein LOC133681925 isoform X2 yields the protein MATAASASLSLLPPKPQISSKRHENQRRLLLPKLSRRDAALLSFLALVPSAPASAFSVGISGPKDWLKDQKKKAAKYILAPIDASREILRSAYLLLTDSQSEFKEEKLEEVQRLLKSAARDCVPRDRNSFVAFQATTGVEVCTFRLIVKNAASLLDKKDPAKLEAEAILDDLIRSFTSLDGLANEANVQLASDSQ